Proteins encoded in a region of the Sulfurimonas marina genome:
- a CDS encoding ribosome maturation factor: protein MSLQNDIESLVKSVGLELYDTSVVSEFGETIYRVAVISPEFEDDKRKGVTMDECVELTHLISPLLDVTPPVSGEYRLEVGSPGLERKLTTLDHFTKSVNENIAFTTMENEKIKAKLVNVDGSKLIFENEDGTTEIEFNDIRKAKTYFEWK from the coding sequence ATGAGCTTACAAAACGATATAGAATCTTTAGTAAAATCTGTTGGATTAGAGCTGTATGATACTTCAGTTGTATCTGAATTTGGTGAAACTATCTATAGAGTAGCTGTAATCTCTCCTGAATTTGAAGATGATAAAAGAAAAGGTGTAACGATGGATGAGTGTGTTGAACTAACACATCTTATCTCACCTCTTTTAGATGTTACACCACCGGTTTCAGGTGAGTACAGACTTGAAGTTGGTTCTCCTGGTTTAGAAAGAAAACTGACTACTTTAGACCATTTTACAAAATCAGTAAATGAAAACATTGCTTTTACGACAATGGAAAATGAAAAAATAAAAGCAAAACTCGTAAATGTTGATGGTTCTAAACTCATATTTGAAAATGAAGATGGAACTACAGAGATTGAGTTTAACGACATTAGAAAAGCTAAAACTTACTTTGAATGGAAATAG